The Mobula birostris isolate sMobBir1 chromosome 1, sMobBir1.hap1, whole genome shotgun sequence genome contains a region encoding:
- the cnot10 gene encoding CCR4-NOT transcription complex subunit 10 isoform X1, translated as MAEPTATAGTGGEVGDWVRDFGDQGTDVKTENNSLSPGVADHEKELANNAYQAYTSGQFDTCLQYLCHLQELNKDDYKISLNKAVVEFYKNGQTLTDTLRQTLNLLKNQVHSTVEEMDGLDDVENSMLYYNQAIILYHLRQYTEAISIGEKLYQFIEPFAEEKFAQALCFLLVDLYLLTYQPEKALLLLAVLEKMISQGNNKNGKSGEACKDAASQKVDAGVMVEAAKSKIHQCKVRAYVQMKSLKACKREIKSVMNTAGNSAPSLFLKSNFEYLRGNYRKAVKLLNSANITDHPGFLSTGECIRCMFWNNLGCIHFAMGKHNLGIFYFKKALQENDVACVRLTGSSTDHGKKFSGRPMSSLLTNKRYELLHNCGIQLLHIGRPLAAFECLMEAVQVYHSNPRLWLRLAECCIAANKGTSEQETRGLPSKKGIVQSILGQGYHRKIVLASQSMQNTVYNDGQSSAIPVASMEFAAICLRNALLLLPEDQQEMKKDNGLRNFNQSGSSETNNESGETCSGKPHEGEKYLVPGPPSSPLRKQELDNLRCSILAGSAYVALALGDNLMALNHAENLLQQPKLSGSLKFLGHLYAAESLISLDRISDAITHLNPENVTDVFLGVSSNEQDQGSDRGENEQMESSGKQILQCYPNSVTSARAMMLFNLGSAYCLRSEYDKARKCLHQAASMISPKEIPPEGILLAVYLELQNGNTQLALQIIKRNQLLPSVKSLNSDVKKKPVFQSIQTVQPPPFSTVQRK; from the exons TCGGGACAGTTTGACACTTGCCTCCAGTACCTGTGTCACCTGCAAGAACTAAACAAGGACGATTACAAAATATCCCTGAATAAAGCAGTGGTGGAATTCTATAAAAATGGGCAGACCTTGACGGACACCTTGAGGCAGACTCTCAACTTGCTGAAAAATCAG GTCCATTCCACAGTGGAAGAGATGGATGGATTGGACGATGTTGAGAACAGTATGCTCTATTACAACCAAGCAATTATTCTTTACCACCTGAGGCAGTATACTGAAGCTATATCCATTGGGGAGAAACTTTACCAGTTCATCGAGCCCTTTG CAGAAGAGAAATTTGCCCAGGCCCTGTGTTTCTTGCTGGTTGACCTTTATCTATTAACATACCAGCCTGAGAAAGCTTTGTTGCTGCTTGCAGTTCTGGAAAAGATGATCTCACAAGGAAACAACAAGAATGGCAAGTCTGGTGAG GCTTGCAAAGATGCCGCCAGTCAGAAGGTTGATGCCGGAGTTATGGTGGAAGCTGCCAAGTCTAAAATTCATCAG TGTAAAGTAAGAGCTTACGTCCAGATGAAATCTTTGAAGGCTTGTAAACGAGAAATCAAATCTGTTATGAATACAGCTGGAAAT TCGGCTCCATCGCTGTTTCTGAAGAGCAATTTTGAATATTTAAGGGGGAATTATCGAAAAGCAGTGAAACTATTGAACAGTGCCAACATCACAGATCATCCTGGGTTTCTCAGCACAG GTGAATGCATTCGGTGCATGTTCTGGAATAATCTTGGTTGCATCCATTTtgccatgggaaaacacaatcTAGGAATTTTCTACTTTAAAAAGGCATTGCAGGAGAATGACGTTGCCTGTGTGCGGTTGACAGGGTCGAGCACAGATCATG GGAAGAAGTTTTCAGGGAGACCAATGAGTTCCCTACTGACGAACAAGCGTTATGAATTGTTGCACAACTGTGGAATCCAACTGTTGCACATAGGCAGGCCCTTGGCAGCTTTTGAGTGCCTGATGGAGGCAGTTCAGGTGTACCATTCCAACCCACGTCTTTGGTTAAGGCTGGCAGAGTGTTGCATTGCTGCCAACAAGGGG ACGTCAGAACAAGAGACCAGAGGGCTGCCAAGTAAAAAAGGGATTGTACAATCGATTCTAGGTCAAGGCTATCATCGAAAGATAGTATTGGCATCACAGTCCATGCAGAACACTGTGTACAA TGACGGGCAGTCTTCAGCCATTCCCGTAGCCAGCATGGAGTTTGCGGCCATCTGTCTAAGAAATGCATTGCTTCTGCTCCCTGAAGATCAACAAGAGATGAAGAAAGATAATGGATTAAGAAATTTCAATCAGTCAGGCAGTAGTGAAACTAACAATGAAAGTGGTgagacatgcag TGGCAAGCCTCATGAAGGGGAGAAATACTTGGTTCCAGGCCCACCGTCATCTCCATTAAGGAAGCAGGAGTTAGACAATTTGAg GTGCTCCATTCTGGCTGGTAGTGCATATGTTGCCCTTGCACTCGGTGACAACCTCATGGCCTTAAATCATGCAGAGAATCTTCTACAGCAGCCCAAATTGTCTGGATCTCTGAA GTTTCTAGGTCACTTGTATGCAGCAGAATCCCTCATCTCGCTGGACAGAATCTCTGATGCCATCACTCATTTGAATCCTGAAAATGTTACTGATGTGTTCTTGGGAGTTTCTTCAAATGAACAGGACCAAG GTTCTGACCGAGGAGAAAATGAACAGATGGAAAGCT ctgggaaacagatactgcaGTGTTACCCTAATTCCGTTACATCAGCTCGTGCAATGATGCTGTTTAACCTTGGCAGTGCATATTGTCTACGCAGTGAATATGACAAGGCACGCAAGTGTCTTCATCAG GCTGCATCAATGATTAGTCCCAAAGAGATTCCACCAGAAGGCATCTTACTGGCTGTTTATCTTGAGCTACAGAATG GCAACACGCAGTTGGCACTACAGATCATCAAAAGGAATCAGTTACTGCCCTCGGTGAAATCCCTGAATTCAGATGTGAAGAAGAAGCCGGTGTTTCAGTCCATCCAGACCGTGCAGCCACCACCATTCAGCACTGTCCAGCGGAAGTGA
- the cnot10 gene encoding CCR4-NOT transcription complex subunit 10 isoform X3 has product MAEPTATAGTGDQGTDVKTENNSLSPGVADHEKELANNAYQAYTSGQFDTCLQYLCHLQELNKDDYKISLNKAVVEFYKNGQTLTDTLRQTLNLLKNQVHSTVEEMDGLDDVENSMLYYNQAIILYHLRQYTEAISIGEKLYQFIEPFAEEKFAQALCFLLVDLYLLTYQPEKALLLLAVLEKMISQGNNKNGKSGEACKDAASQKVDAGVMVEAAKSKIHQCKVRAYVQMKSLKACKREIKSVMNTAGNSAPSLFLKSNFEYLRGNYRKAVKLLNSANITDHPGFLSTGECIRCMFWNNLGCIHFAMGKHNLGIFYFKKALQENDVACVRLTGSSTDHGKKFSGRPMSSLLTNKRYELLHNCGIQLLHIGRPLAAFECLMEAVQVYHSNPRLWLRLAECCIAANKGTSEQETRGLPSKKGIVQSILGQGYHRKIVLASQSMQNTVYNDGQSSAIPVASMEFAAICLRNALLLLPEDQQEMKKDNGLRNFNQSGSSETNNESGETCSGKPHEGEKYLVPGPPSSPLRKQELDNLRCSILAGSAYVALALGDNLMALNHAENLLQQPKLSGSLKFLGHLYAAESLISLDRISDAITHLNPENVTDVFLGVSSNEQDQGSDRGENEQMESSGKQILQCYPNSVTSARAMMLFNLGSAYCLRSEYDKARKCLHQAASMISPKEIPPEGILLAVYLELQNGNTQLALQIIKRNQLLPSVKSLNSDVKKKPVFQSIQTVQPPPFSTVQRK; this is encoded by the exons TCGGGACAGTTTGACACTTGCCTCCAGTACCTGTGTCACCTGCAAGAACTAAACAAGGACGATTACAAAATATCCCTGAATAAAGCAGTGGTGGAATTCTATAAAAATGGGCAGACCTTGACGGACACCTTGAGGCAGACTCTCAACTTGCTGAAAAATCAG GTCCATTCCACAGTGGAAGAGATGGATGGATTGGACGATGTTGAGAACAGTATGCTCTATTACAACCAAGCAATTATTCTTTACCACCTGAGGCAGTATACTGAAGCTATATCCATTGGGGAGAAACTTTACCAGTTCATCGAGCCCTTTG CAGAAGAGAAATTTGCCCAGGCCCTGTGTTTCTTGCTGGTTGACCTTTATCTATTAACATACCAGCCTGAGAAAGCTTTGTTGCTGCTTGCAGTTCTGGAAAAGATGATCTCACAAGGAAACAACAAGAATGGCAAGTCTGGTGAG GCTTGCAAAGATGCCGCCAGTCAGAAGGTTGATGCCGGAGTTATGGTGGAAGCTGCCAAGTCTAAAATTCATCAG TGTAAAGTAAGAGCTTACGTCCAGATGAAATCTTTGAAGGCTTGTAAACGAGAAATCAAATCTGTTATGAATACAGCTGGAAAT TCGGCTCCATCGCTGTTTCTGAAGAGCAATTTTGAATATTTAAGGGGGAATTATCGAAAAGCAGTGAAACTATTGAACAGTGCCAACATCACAGATCATCCTGGGTTTCTCAGCACAG GTGAATGCATTCGGTGCATGTTCTGGAATAATCTTGGTTGCATCCATTTtgccatgggaaaacacaatcTAGGAATTTTCTACTTTAAAAAGGCATTGCAGGAGAATGACGTTGCCTGTGTGCGGTTGACAGGGTCGAGCACAGATCATG GGAAGAAGTTTTCAGGGAGACCAATGAGTTCCCTACTGACGAACAAGCGTTATGAATTGTTGCACAACTGTGGAATCCAACTGTTGCACATAGGCAGGCCCTTGGCAGCTTTTGAGTGCCTGATGGAGGCAGTTCAGGTGTACCATTCCAACCCACGTCTTTGGTTAAGGCTGGCAGAGTGTTGCATTGCTGCCAACAAGGGG ACGTCAGAACAAGAGACCAGAGGGCTGCCAAGTAAAAAAGGGATTGTACAATCGATTCTAGGTCAAGGCTATCATCGAAAGATAGTATTGGCATCACAGTCCATGCAGAACACTGTGTACAA TGACGGGCAGTCTTCAGCCATTCCCGTAGCCAGCATGGAGTTTGCGGCCATCTGTCTAAGAAATGCATTGCTTCTGCTCCCTGAAGATCAACAAGAGATGAAGAAAGATAATGGATTAAGAAATTTCAATCAGTCAGGCAGTAGTGAAACTAACAATGAAAGTGGTgagacatgcag TGGCAAGCCTCATGAAGGGGAGAAATACTTGGTTCCAGGCCCACCGTCATCTCCATTAAGGAAGCAGGAGTTAGACAATTTGAg GTGCTCCATTCTGGCTGGTAGTGCATATGTTGCCCTTGCACTCGGTGACAACCTCATGGCCTTAAATCATGCAGAGAATCTTCTACAGCAGCCCAAATTGTCTGGATCTCTGAA GTTTCTAGGTCACTTGTATGCAGCAGAATCCCTCATCTCGCTGGACAGAATCTCTGATGCCATCACTCATTTGAATCCTGAAAATGTTACTGATGTGTTCTTGGGAGTTTCTTCAAATGAACAGGACCAAG GTTCTGACCGAGGAGAAAATGAACAGATGGAAAGCT ctgggaaacagatactgcaGTGTTACCCTAATTCCGTTACATCAGCTCGTGCAATGATGCTGTTTAACCTTGGCAGTGCATATTGTCTACGCAGTGAATATGACAAGGCACGCAAGTGTCTTCATCAG GCTGCATCAATGATTAGTCCCAAAGAGATTCCACCAGAAGGCATCTTACTGGCTGTTTATCTTGAGCTACAGAATG GCAACACGCAGTTGGCACTACAGATCATCAAAAGGAATCAGTTACTGCCCTCGGTGAAATCCCTGAATTCAGATGTGAAGAAGAAGCCGGTGTTTCAGTCCATCCAGACCGTGCAGCCACCACCATTCAGCACTGTCCAGCGGAAGTGA
- the cnot10 gene encoding CCR4-NOT transcription complex subunit 10 isoform X2 translates to MAEPTATAGTGGEVGDWVRDFGDQGTDVKTENNSLSPGVADHEKELANNAYQAYTSGQFDTCLQYLCHLQELNKDDYKISLNKAVVEFYKNGQTLTDTLRQTLNLLKNQVHSTVEEMDGLDDVENSMLYYNQAIILYHLRQYTEAISIGEKLYQFIEPFEEKFAQALCFLLVDLYLLTYQPEKALLLLAVLEKMISQGNNKNGKSGEACKDAASQKVDAGVMVEAAKSKIHQCKVRAYVQMKSLKACKREIKSVMNTAGNSAPSLFLKSNFEYLRGNYRKAVKLLNSANITDHPGFLSTGECIRCMFWNNLGCIHFAMGKHNLGIFYFKKALQENDVACVRLTGSSTDHGKKFSGRPMSSLLTNKRYELLHNCGIQLLHIGRPLAAFECLMEAVQVYHSNPRLWLRLAECCIAANKGTSEQETRGLPSKKGIVQSILGQGYHRKIVLASQSMQNTVYNDGQSSAIPVASMEFAAICLRNALLLLPEDQQEMKKDNGLRNFNQSGSSETNNESGETCSGKPHEGEKYLVPGPPSSPLRKQELDNLRCSILAGSAYVALALGDNLMALNHAENLLQQPKLSGSLKFLGHLYAAESLISLDRISDAITHLNPENVTDVFLGVSSNEQDQGSDRGENEQMESSGKQILQCYPNSVTSARAMMLFNLGSAYCLRSEYDKARKCLHQAASMISPKEIPPEGILLAVYLELQNGNTQLALQIIKRNQLLPSVKSLNSDVKKKPVFQSIQTVQPPPFSTVQRK, encoded by the exons TCGGGACAGTTTGACACTTGCCTCCAGTACCTGTGTCACCTGCAAGAACTAAACAAGGACGATTACAAAATATCCCTGAATAAAGCAGTGGTGGAATTCTATAAAAATGGGCAGACCTTGACGGACACCTTGAGGCAGACTCTCAACTTGCTGAAAAATCAG GTCCATTCCACAGTGGAAGAGATGGATGGATTGGACGATGTTGAGAACAGTATGCTCTATTACAACCAAGCAATTATTCTTTACCACCTGAGGCAGTATACTGAAGCTATATCCATTGGGGAGAAACTTTACCAGTTCATCGAGCCCTTTG AAGAGAAATTTGCCCAGGCCCTGTGTTTCTTGCTGGTTGACCTTTATCTATTAACATACCAGCCTGAGAAAGCTTTGTTGCTGCTTGCAGTTCTGGAAAAGATGATCTCACAAGGAAACAACAAGAATGGCAAGTCTGGTGAG GCTTGCAAAGATGCCGCCAGTCAGAAGGTTGATGCCGGAGTTATGGTGGAAGCTGCCAAGTCTAAAATTCATCAG TGTAAAGTAAGAGCTTACGTCCAGATGAAATCTTTGAAGGCTTGTAAACGAGAAATCAAATCTGTTATGAATACAGCTGGAAAT TCGGCTCCATCGCTGTTTCTGAAGAGCAATTTTGAATATTTAAGGGGGAATTATCGAAAAGCAGTGAAACTATTGAACAGTGCCAACATCACAGATCATCCTGGGTTTCTCAGCACAG GTGAATGCATTCGGTGCATGTTCTGGAATAATCTTGGTTGCATCCATTTtgccatgggaaaacacaatcTAGGAATTTTCTACTTTAAAAAGGCATTGCAGGAGAATGACGTTGCCTGTGTGCGGTTGACAGGGTCGAGCACAGATCATG GGAAGAAGTTTTCAGGGAGACCAATGAGTTCCCTACTGACGAACAAGCGTTATGAATTGTTGCACAACTGTGGAATCCAACTGTTGCACATAGGCAGGCCCTTGGCAGCTTTTGAGTGCCTGATGGAGGCAGTTCAGGTGTACCATTCCAACCCACGTCTTTGGTTAAGGCTGGCAGAGTGTTGCATTGCTGCCAACAAGGGG ACGTCAGAACAAGAGACCAGAGGGCTGCCAAGTAAAAAAGGGATTGTACAATCGATTCTAGGTCAAGGCTATCATCGAAAGATAGTATTGGCATCACAGTCCATGCAGAACACTGTGTACAA TGACGGGCAGTCTTCAGCCATTCCCGTAGCCAGCATGGAGTTTGCGGCCATCTGTCTAAGAAATGCATTGCTTCTGCTCCCTGAAGATCAACAAGAGATGAAGAAAGATAATGGATTAAGAAATTTCAATCAGTCAGGCAGTAGTGAAACTAACAATGAAAGTGGTgagacatgcag TGGCAAGCCTCATGAAGGGGAGAAATACTTGGTTCCAGGCCCACCGTCATCTCCATTAAGGAAGCAGGAGTTAGACAATTTGAg GTGCTCCATTCTGGCTGGTAGTGCATATGTTGCCCTTGCACTCGGTGACAACCTCATGGCCTTAAATCATGCAGAGAATCTTCTACAGCAGCCCAAATTGTCTGGATCTCTGAA GTTTCTAGGTCACTTGTATGCAGCAGAATCCCTCATCTCGCTGGACAGAATCTCTGATGCCATCACTCATTTGAATCCTGAAAATGTTACTGATGTGTTCTTGGGAGTTTCTTCAAATGAACAGGACCAAG GTTCTGACCGAGGAGAAAATGAACAGATGGAAAGCT ctgggaaacagatactgcaGTGTTACCCTAATTCCGTTACATCAGCTCGTGCAATGATGCTGTTTAACCTTGGCAGTGCATATTGTCTACGCAGTGAATATGACAAGGCACGCAAGTGTCTTCATCAG GCTGCATCAATGATTAGTCCCAAAGAGATTCCACCAGAAGGCATCTTACTGGCTGTTTATCTTGAGCTACAGAATG GCAACACGCAGTTGGCACTACAGATCATCAAAAGGAATCAGTTACTGCCCTCGGTGAAATCCCTGAATTCAGATGTGAAGAAGAAGCCGGTGTTTCAGTCCATCCAGACCGTGCAGCCACCACCATTCAGCACTGTCCAGCGGAAGTGA